A window of the Sandaracinaceae bacterium genome harbors these coding sequences:
- the grxC gene encoding glutaredoxin 3 — protein sequence MSSVPVTIYVTSLCPYCHAALRLLDQKGVAYERIDVDGDRAKRAWLLEQTGQHTVPQVFIDGRPYGGYTDIAALDRRGALDALLRPTG from the coding sequence ATGAGCTCCGTGCCGGTCACCATCTACGTCACGTCCCTGTGCCCCTACTGCCATGCTGCGCTGCGGTTGCTGGACCAGAAGGGCGTTGCCTACGAGCGCATCGACGTCGATGGAGACCGCGCGAAACGGGCTTGGCTGCTGGAGCAGACGGGCCAGCACACCGTGCCACAGGTCTTCATCGACGGCCGACCCTATGGGGGCTACACGGACATCGCGGCGCTGGATCGACGCGGCGCGCTGGACGCTCTGCTGCGTCCTACGGGCTGA
- a CDS encoding diacylglycerol kinase family lipid kinase: protein MNGVLTLNPNAGSMTDALLDELRALAEEHDLETFMAEGADALEARVVQAVGEGCPLVVAGGGDGTVHAVASALLTEATRQSAACPTLGVVPLGTGNDLARTLGLALVPTEALTQVLSGDTRALDVLAVDVGETRRYAVNVAAGGFAGLVDEQLDPDTKRRLGPLAYLTAGVAAVRELEGHDVSFEIDDLRITERVVNIVVANARTCGGGVLVAPAADPEDGLLDLVLVTEGSLLELAEVAASLRLGRVLSSSRVIHAVGRSVTLTGADGVLFNLDGELLDESPSRFTVCRRALPVRVGPGYKRERWTLPPD from the coding sequence ATGAACGGCGTCTTGACGCTGAACCCCAACGCGGGCTCGATGACGGATGCGCTCCTGGACGAACTGCGCGCGCTCGCGGAGGAGCACGACCTCGAGACGTTCATGGCCGAAGGTGCCGACGCGCTCGAGGCGCGCGTGGTGCAGGCCGTGGGCGAGGGATGCCCCCTTGTGGTCGCAGGGGGCGGCGACGGAACCGTACACGCCGTCGCCTCCGCGCTGCTCACGGAAGCGACACGCCAGAGCGCCGCCTGCCCGACCCTGGGCGTGGTGCCGCTGGGGACCGGCAACGACCTCGCGCGCACGCTCGGCCTCGCGTTGGTGCCTACCGAAGCGCTGACGCAGGTCTTGAGCGGAGACACTCGCGCGCTCGACGTGCTGGCGGTCGACGTGGGCGAGACGCGCCGCTACGCCGTGAACGTGGCGGCAGGTGGCTTCGCGGGCCTCGTGGACGAACAGCTGGACCCGGACACCAAGCGACGCCTCGGACCCCTGGCCTACCTGACGGCGGGCGTCGCGGCGGTCCGGGAACTCGAGGGTCACGACGTGAGCTTCGAGATCGACGATCTGCGCATCACCGAGCGCGTGGTCAACATCGTAGTGGCGAACGCCCGCACGTGCGGAGGCGGTGTGCTGGTGGCACCGGCGGCGGACCCCGAAGATGGCCTCTTGGACCTCGTGCTGGTGACCGAGGGTTCACTGCTCGAGCTGGCCGAGGTCGCCGCCAGCCTGCGGCTCGGGCGAGTGCTGTCGAGCTCGCGCGTGATCCATGCGGTCGGTCGGTCGGTCACGCTCACGGGGGCGGATGGCGTGCTGTTCAACCTGGATGGCGAGCTGCTCGACGAATCCCCGTCCCGCTTCACCGTGTGCCGTCGCGCGCTCCCCGTGCGCGTTGGACCGGGGTACAAGCGCGAGCGTTGGACCCTGCCGCCCGACTGA
- a CDS encoding response regulator, producing MSQRILVFEKDSAFAEQLSAGFGQVGASVSVVADGKAGIAEAEASPPTLILLAIELDGMNGFLVCKKIKKDPTLAEIPLVILSSDANADEIFEQHKKLRTRADEYVKKPVSFDALFDICARLVPLDAGGEPLEEEVEAFTDDAFDSLLLEEEPAEPAPAPEPAGEFEDLLDSLEEDLGPGPEPEPIEIAAEPEPEPEPEPVVVEPEPTPEPVMAALTAPVVDTAAVEAAEARARDAEERASDAEGRIREAEARAEALQTRLSGLEGELATAQSQANEAAVLKTEVAALREQASKSGGVSSRDYLDLREALNSKDKELLGLRDQITSKERQLLDLNDKSLATERKVADYEDKVLGLEREKVRATEEITALRADKEAAAKRSEDQKARIERAEATASKLEGDLEAAQAKAAQDLTEAREASASALASLTESKDAEFAMLRATSAAQLEEAKNEAAAALEALRSEHTAASEALQANHDEALRSAQAAHESAMSEAAAAAAAAASAAEAAANEARESALATLRGELETAMEQQAAAAAAELEARVASEQEAGQSAKQAALAAAEAEHSKQLALVGRKLADTESKLAEANTKGTELSARIAELEESLASVNARLAGTEAERDQLTAELATRTAERDELDAQVAAHVSSIAALETQKADAEANIATLTAEKAQLTERLERANAKIETDEQLLERARRAMAIGLGLLEDQKNNAIAAE from the coding sequence ATGTCGCAGCGGATTCTCGTTTTCGAAAAGGACAGCGCCTTCGCCGAGCAGCTCTCGGCGGGCTTTGGACAGGTGGGCGCCAGCGTCTCCGTCGTGGCGGATGGCAAGGCGGGCATCGCCGAGGCCGAGGCGTCTCCCCCGACGCTGATCCTGCTGGCCATCGAGCTCGACGGCATGAACGGCTTTTTGGTCTGCAAGAAGATCAAGAAGGACCCGACGCTGGCAGAGATCCCGCTCGTCATCCTGTCGAGCGACGCCAACGCGGACGAGATCTTCGAGCAACACAAGAAGCTCCGCACGCGCGCCGACGAGTACGTCAAGAAGCCCGTCTCGTTCGATGCGCTCTTCGACATCTGCGCGCGCCTGGTTCCGCTCGACGCAGGGGGCGAGCCCCTCGAGGAGGAGGTCGAGGCCTTCACGGACGACGCGTTCGACTCGCTGCTGCTCGAGGAAGAGCCCGCCGAGCCTGCTCCTGCACCCGAACCCGCTGGCGAGTTCGAGGACCTGTTGGACTCCTTGGAAGAGGACCTTGGTCCAGGGCCGGAACCGGAACCGATCGAGATCGCGGCAGAGCCAGAGCCAGAACCAGAGCCAGAGCCAGTCGTGGTGGAGCCCGAGCCAACGCCGGAGCCCGTGATGGCGGCGCTCACGGCTCCGGTCGTCGACACCGCTGCGGTCGAGGCCGCAGAGGCGCGTGCGCGCGATGCGGAAGAACGCGCGAGCGACGCGGAGGGGCGCATCCGCGAGGCCGAGGCGCGCGCCGAGGCGCTGCAGACGCGCTTGAGCGGCCTCGAAGGCGAGCTCGCGACGGCCCAGTCCCAGGCGAACGAAGCCGCGGTCCTGAAGACCGAGGTCGCCGCCCTGCGCGAGCAGGCCAGCAAGAGCGGCGGCGTGTCGAGCCGCGACTACCTCGACCTGCGCGAGGCGCTCAACAGCAAGGACAAGGAGCTGCTGGGGCTACGCGACCAGATCACGTCCAAGGAGCGACAGCTGCTGGACCTGAACGACAAGAGCCTCGCCACGGAGCGGAAGGTCGCTGACTACGAGGACAAGGTGCTTGGCCTGGAGCGCGAGAAGGTGCGCGCCACGGAGGAGATCACGGCCCTCCGCGCCGACAAGGAGGCCGCTGCCAAGCGCAGCGAGGACCAGAAGGCGCGCATCGAGCGGGCCGAGGCCACGGCCAGCAAGCTGGAAGGTGATCTCGAGGCCGCGCAGGCGAAGGCCGCGCAGGATCTGACCGAGGCGCGTGAGGCGAGCGCGAGCGCGCTGGCCTCACTGACCGAGAGCAAGGACGCCGAATTCGCGATGCTGCGCGCCACGTCGGCGGCTCAGCTGGAGGAGGCCAAGAACGAGGCCGCAGCCGCCCTCGAAGCGCTGCGCTCCGAGCACACCGCGGCAAGCGAAGCGCTACAGGCCAACCACGACGAGGCGCTGCGGAGCGCGCAGGCAGCGCATGAGAGCGCCATGTCCGAGGCAGCTGCGGCCGCTGCAGCGGCCGCCTCCGCGGCCGAGGCCGCGGCCAACGAGGCGCGCGAGTCCGCGCTCGCGACGCTCCGTGGCGAGCTGGAGACTGCCATGGAGCAACAGGCCGCTGCTGCCGCCGCCGAGCTCGAGGCCCGCGTGGCCAGTGAGCAGGAGGCCGGACAGAGCGCCAAACAAGCCGCGCTCGCGGCGGCGGAAGCCGAGCACAGCAAGCAGCTCGCCCTGGTGGGTCGCAAGCTGGCCGACACGGAGTCCAAGCTGGCCGAGGCCAACACGAAGGGCACCGAGCTGAGTGCCCGCATCGCGGAGCTGGAAGAGTCGCTGGCCAGCGTGAACGCACGTCTCGCGGGCACGGAGGCAGAGCGCGATCAGCTGACCGCCGAGCTCGCCACGCGCACGGCCGAGCGCGACGAGCTCGACGCCCAGGTCGCGGCACACGTCTCCAGCATCGCCGCCCTCGAGACCCAGAAGGCCGACGCCGAGGCCAACATCGCGACGCTCACGGCAGAGAAGGCTCAGCTCACCGAGCGCCTGGAACGCGCGAACGCCAAGATCGAGACCGACGAGCAGCTGCTCGAGCGCGCGCGTCGGGCCATGGCCATCGGCCTGGGGCTCCTGGAAGACCAGAAGAACAACGCCATCGCCGCCGAGTAG
- the cobA gene encoding uroporphyrinogen-III C-methyltransferase: protein MSTAPALGRVYLVGAGPGDPALITLRALRHLQQADVVLYDALVHPELLEHAPPGAERVFVGKRGGRVSERQTAINDKLVAAARAGHYVVRLKGGDPYLFGRGSEEAEALAEAGIPFEVVPGVPSPLAATAYAGLSLTHRDLASSVAYITATESPEKDASSHDWARLATATQTLVIFMGRRRLAGLMQSLMAHGRAPTTPVAVVQWASLPRQRTVVGTVADIHQRVAEAGIGTPALTIVGEVVTLRDSLRWFDNKPLFGRRVLVTRAVDQAGALVSRLRAAGADTLCVPTIRIAPPDDDDALRATVRGPLTYDLIAFTSANAVRAFFDALYAARRDARALGAARVLAIGPKTADELRERGVNPEFVPDDSTAEGVLAALDGVLHAGARVLLPRAEVAREVLPDTLRSAGVLVDVVTAYQTLGPDAATCGALRAALSDAEDEDGVPPVDTIAFTSSSTVRNLMDALTAEGLDARTTLASRTLLSIGPITSATLRSVGLEPTLEASPHTVAAMVETLEAHARARTDTP from the coding sequence GTGTCCACAGCGCCCGCACTCGGTCGTGTCTACCTCGTCGGCGCCGGTCCCGGCGATCCGGCCCTCATCACGCTGCGGGCCTTGCGACACCTACAGCAAGCTGACGTGGTGCTGTACGACGCGCTGGTGCACCCCGAGCTCCTCGAGCACGCGCCTCCTGGGGCGGAGCGCGTCTTCGTCGGGAAGCGGGGAGGTCGCGTGAGCGAACGCCAGACGGCCATCAACGACAAGCTCGTCGCCGCGGCGCGCGCTGGCCACTACGTGGTGCGGCTCAAGGGCGGTGACCCGTATCTGTTCGGGCGCGGGTCCGAGGAAGCGGAGGCCCTGGCCGAGGCGGGCATCCCGTTCGAGGTCGTCCCGGGCGTTCCGTCCCCGCTGGCAGCGACGGCCTACGCAGGGCTCTCGCTCACCCACCGCGACCTCGCGTCCAGCGTGGCCTACATCACCGCCACGGAGTCGCCCGAGAAGGACGCGTCGAGCCATGACTGGGCGCGCCTGGCGACGGCCACCCAGACGCTCGTCATCTTCATGGGGCGCCGCCGGCTGGCCGGGCTCATGCAGTCGCTCATGGCGCACGGACGCGCACCGACCACGCCAGTCGCCGTGGTGCAGTGGGCCTCGCTCCCGCGCCAGCGCACCGTCGTAGGAACCGTCGCCGACATCCACCAGCGCGTGGCGGAGGCGGGCATCGGCACACCGGCCCTCACCATCGTGGGCGAGGTCGTGACGCTCCGCGACTCCCTGCGCTGGTTCGACAACAAGCCCCTGTTCGGGCGACGCGTGCTGGTCACGCGGGCGGTCGACCAAGCCGGTGCGCTGGTCTCCCGGCTGCGCGCGGCGGGCGCCGACACGCTGTGCGTGCCCACCATCCGCATCGCCCCTCCAGACGACGACGACGCCCTGCGCGCCACCGTGCGCGGCCCGCTGACCTACGACTTGATCGCGTTCACGTCGGCCAACGCGGTGCGTGCCTTCTTCGACGCATTGTACGCAGCCCGGCGCGACGCGCGGGCCCTCGGCGCCGCGCGCGTGCTGGCCATTGGCCCCAAGACCGCGGACGAGCTCCGCGAACGTGGCGTGAATCCAGAGTTCGTCCCCGACGACAGCACGGCGGAAGGGGTGCTCGCGGCGCTCGACGGGGTCCTCCACGCCGGCGCTCGGGTGCTCTTGCCGCGGGCCGAGGTGGCGCGCGAGGTGCTTCCCGACACCCTACGGTCTGCAGGGGTGCTCGTGGACGTGGTCACCGCCTACCAGACCCTCGGACCCGATGCGGCCACCTGCGGCGCGCTCCGAGCCGCCTTGTCCGACGCTGAAGACGAGGACGGCGTTCCCCCCGTCGACACCATCGCGTTCACCTCGTCGTCGACGGTGCGCAACCTCATGGACGCTCTCACCGCCGAAGGTCTCGACGCGCGGACGACGTTGGCCTCCCGCACGCTGCTCTCGATTGGGCCCATCACGTCTGCCACGCTGAGGTCGGTCGGGCTCGAGCCCACGCTCGAGGCCTCGCCACACACGGTCGCGGCCATGGTCGAGACCCTGGAAGCCCACGCACGCGCAAGGACGGACACGCCATGA
- a CDS encoding glycosyltransferase family 4 protein, protein MPRVLYVSKPVAPPWNDSSKNLVRDLALGLLRYEPAVMTRRGEDHTLGARVAADPVYPASAGGFAPGMKDNARVMGRLVLGAAPDLAHFFFAPNPKSSAAGRLATTLRGMPSVHTICSAPREEQAVAKVLFADKNVVLSAHTEARMLDAGVPRERLVRIPPAIEALAPRSAAQVGVARALFSLPTDAPVLCYPGDLEFGRGAVTVLDAFAALPGRDALLVMACRAKTAGAKEAEQTLRAHAESLGVGSRVVWVGETNAIHDLLGAVDVVLLPTDTLYAKMDYPLVILEAMSLGKPVVVGAGTPAEELCVDGAAIATEVSRDAVLAVMQRLVDDAGARATHGERGRARVLAQYTRAPMAAAYEALYDELCA, encoded by the coding sequence ATGCCTCGCGTTCTCTACGTGTCCAAGCCCGTCGCCCCGCCGTGGAACGACAGCTCCAAGAACCTTGTGCGGGATCTCGCGCTCGGCCTCTTGCGCTACGAGCCCGCCGTCATGACGCGCCGTGGCGAGGACCACACGCTGGGTGCGCGGGTGGCCGCGGATCCGGTCTACCCTGCCAGCGCGGGAGGCTTCGCGCCGGGCATGAAGGACAACGCGCGCGTGATGGGTCGCCTGGTGTTGGGCGCAGCTCCCGACCTGGCGCACTTCTTCTTTGCGCCCAACCCCAAGAGCTCGGCTGCGGGCCGCTTGGCGACGACGCTGCGCGGCATGCCGTCCGTGCACACCATCTGCAGCGCGCCGCGTGAGGAGCAGGCTGTGGCCAAGGTGCTCTTCGCCGACAAGAACGTGGTGCTGAGCGCCCACACGGAGGCGCGCATGCTGGACGCTGGCGTGCCGCGCGAGCGGCTGGTGCGCATCCCGCCGGCCATCGAAGCGCTCGCCCCGCGGTCGGCGGCGCAAGTGGGTGTTGCGCGCGCCCTGTTCTCGCTCCCCACCGACGCGCCCGTGCTGTGCTACCCGGGCGACCTCGAGTTCGGTCGCGGCGCGGTCACCGTGCTCGATGCGTTCGCGGCGCTGCCAGGGCGCGATGCGTTGCTGGTCATGGCCTGTCGTGCGAAGACGGCGGGGGCGAAGGAGGCGGAGCAGACGCTGCGCGCCCACGCGGAGTCACTCGGGGTAGGATCGCGCGTCGTGTGGGTGGGCGAGACCAACGCCATCCACGATCTGCTCGGTGCCGTGGACGTGGTGCTGCTGCCCACCGACACCCTCTACGCGAAGATGGACTACCCGCTGGTGATCCTCGAGGCGATGTCTTTGGGCAAGCCGGTCGTCGTCGGCGCTGGGACGCCGGCCGAGGAGCTGTGCGTGGACGGAGCGGCCATTGCCACCGAGGTCTCGCGCGACGCGGTGCTCGCGGTGATGCAGCGGCTCGTCGACGACGCTGGCGCGCGCGCGACTCACGGCGAGCGCGGGCGGGCGCGGGTCCTCGCGCAGTACACACGCGCGCCGATGGCGGCGGCCTACGAGGCCCTCTACGACGAGCTGTGCGCTTGA
- a CDS encoding class I SAM-dependent methyltransferase produces the protein MSSKQSPTGDASQAQAKTYYDDFSGWYERERSRGYHVMLDDIEVAVAEPFARGKDILEMGCGTGLIMRRLAPLARSAKGVDISPGMIELAKERGLDVQLGSVTELPFDDQSFDLVYSFKVLAHIPDIGQALSEAARVTRPGGHLLLEFYNPLSLRYAAKRLAGPQRISETRTEADMFTRWDSPFVIPKLLPPNVELKGFRGVRVLTPAAFVHRVPVVGAALRRAESLVVDTPLRYFGGFLIAVLQRVD, from the coding sequence ATGTCCAGCAAGCAGAGCCCCACGGGGGACGCGTCCCAGGCGCAGGCCAAGACCTACTACGACGACTTCAGCGGGTGGTACGAGCGTGAGCGTTCGCGCGGCTACCACGTGATGCTGGACGACATCGAGGTCGCGGTGGCCGAGCCGTTCGCGCGCGGCAAGGACATCCTCGAGATGGGCTGCGGCACCGGCCTCATCATGAGGCGTCTTGCCCCCCTCGCGCGTTCGGCCAAGGGCGTGGACATCTCGCCGGGCATGATCGAGTTGGCGAAGGAGCGCGGCCTCGACGTGCAGCTCGGCAGCGTCACGGAGCTGCCCTTCGACGACCAGAGCTTCGACCTTGTCTACAGCTTCAAGGTGCTGGCGCACATCCCCGACATCGGCCAGGCGCTCAGCGAGGCGGCGCGCGTGACGCGCCCCGGCGGCCACCTGCTGCTCGAGTTCTACAACCCGCTCAGCCTGCGCTACGCGGCCAAGCGCCTCGCCGGGCCGCAGCGCATCAGCGAGACCCGCACGGAGGCCGACATGTTCACGCGCTGGGACTCGCCCTTCGTCATCCCCAAGTTGCTGCCGCCCAACGTGGAATTGAAGGGCTTTCGTGGTGTGCGCGTGCTCACCCCGGCCGCCTTCGTGCACAGGGTGCCGGTCGTGGGCGCTGCCCTCCGCCGCGCCGAGAGCCTCGTGGTGGACACCCCGCTGCGCTACTTCGGTGGCTTCCTGATCGCGGTTCTCCAGCGCGTGGACTGA
- a CDS encoding DEAD/DEAH box helicase: protein MTEGQPSTDAPGGDPTEPGTTPAPELPTFNVLPLKPEVRRAIDDMGWTNPTPVQVEAYPLAVAGRDIIVQSRTGTGKTGAFGLPLVDRLIDIDGGPQALILAPTRELALQSAREIGRIGANVGVRTTAVYGGAPMERQVRELAEGAQIISGTPGRVLDHLRRGTINGDKLKVLVLDEADEMLSMGFAVELHAIMEMLPKSHQTLLFSATVDGPVQRVAERHMTNPEFITLSGDAVGALGIEHFTFMVSGMGRTRDLVRIIEVEDPESAIIFCNTKVDTERVATELQNAGFNAEWLNGDMAQSDREKVMAATRKGDVRFLVCTDVAARGIDISHLTHVINFEMPNHLEQYVHRTGRTGRAGRTGTAITLVAPQELGQLYYLRLQYSIFPVERSIPTPGEERTRREADRILMLARTFQGGTHELDRAVAKRLLTHPDAEHLIAGLLGAFFGKVEDDVDERATAARREQRPRPAPNPERERSSNKATRPLRVSGAAPEAETAGHDDNDDDNDGESTDGERSSRRRRRRRRGESGAAEGEQGELTFDATATGAAAPESSEAPRRDDADDAAAEDEAKLYVSLGRRDDVSAGELNRLFIEVGGVPADQVGRIRVRDRHSFVFLPVELADAAIAKLNGTTQGERELTVEFARK from the coding sequence ATGACAGAAGGTCAACCGTCCACCGACGCCCCCGGTGGCGACCCCACCGAGCCCGGAACCACCCCCGCGCCCGAGCTCCCCACGTTCAACGTCCTGCCGCTCAAGCCCGAGGTGCGCCGCGCCATCGACGACATGGGCTGGACCAACCCCACCCCGGTGCAGGTAGAGGCCTACCCCCTGGCCGTGGCAGGTCGGGACATCATCGTCCAGTCGCGCACCGGCACGGGCAAGACGGGCGCCTTCGGCTTGCCGCTGGTCGACCGCCTGATCGACATCGACGGCGGTCCCCAGGCGCTCATCCTCGCCCCCACGCGTGAGCTGGCGCTGCAGTCCGCGCGCGAGATCGGGCGCATCGGCGCGAACGTCGGCGTGCGTACCACGGCGGTCTACGGCGGCGCGCCGATGGAGCGGCAGGTACGCGAGCTGGCCGAGGGCGCGCAGATCATCTCGGGCACGCCTGGGCGCGTCCTGGATCACCTGCGCCGCGGCACCATCAACGGCGACAAGCTGAAGGTGCTGGTGCTGGACGAGGCGGACGAGATGCTCTCCATGGGCTTCGCCGTCGAGCTGCACGCCATCATGGAGATGCTGCCGAAGAGCCACCAGACGCTGCTCTTCTCCGCGACCGTGGACGGTCCGGTGCAGCGCGTGGCCGAGCGCCACATGACCAACCCCGAGTTCATCACGCTGAGCGGTGACGCCGTGGGCGCGCTGGGCATCGAGCACTTCACCTTCATGGTGTCGGGCATGGGCCGCACGCGCGACCTGGTGCGCATCATCGAGGTGGAGGACCCCGAGAGCGCCATCATCTTCTGCAACACCAAGGTGGACACCGAGCGCGTCGCCACGGAGCTGCAGAACGCGGGCTTCAACGCCGAGTGGCTGAACGGCGACATGGCCCAGAGCGACCGCGAGAAGGTCATGGCGGCCACGCGCAAGGGCGACGTGCGCTTCCTGGTGTGCACGGACGTGGCCGCGCGCGGGATCGACATCTCGCACCTGACGCACGTCATCAACTTCGAGATGCCGAACCACCTCGAGCAGTACGTGCACCGTACCGGCCGCACCGGCCGCGCGGGACGCACGGGCACGGCCATCACGCTGGTGGCGCCGCAGGAGCTGGGGCAGCTCTACTACCTGCGCCTGCAATACAGCATCTTCCCAGTGGAGCGCTCCATCCCCACGCCGGGCGAGGAGCGTACGCGCCGCGAGGCCGACCGCATCCTGATGCTGGCGCGGACGTTCCAGGGCGGAACGCACGAGCTGGACCGCGCCGTGGCCAAGCGCCTGCTGACGCACCCGGACGCCGAGCACCTCATCGCGGGCCTGCTCGGGGCCTTCTTCGGGAAGGTCGAAGACGACGTGGACGAGCGCGCCACGGCGGCGCGACGCGAGCAGCGCCCGCGGCCGGCGCCGAACCCGGAGCGCGAGCGGAGCTCCAACAAGGCCACCCGCCCCCTGCGGGTCTCGGGCGCCGCGCCAGAGGCAGAGACGGCTGGGCACGACGACAACGACGACGACAACGACGGTGAGAGCACGGACGGCGAGCGCAGCAGCCGCCGCCGTCGGCGTCGGCGCCGTGGGGAGTCGGGCGCGGCCGAGGGCGAGCAGGGTGAGCTGACGTTCGACGCTACCGCGACGGGCGCCGCCGCGCCGGAGTCCAGCGAGGCCCCACGGCGCGACGACGCCGACGACGCCGCAGCGGAAGACGAGGCCAAGCTGTACGTCAGCCTCGGTCGCCGCGACGACGTGAGCGCGGGCGAGCTGAACCGCCTGTTCATCGAGGTGGGCGGCGTACCGGCAGACCAGGTGGGCCGCATCCGCGTGCGCGACCGGCACTCGTTCGTCTTCCTGCCCGTCGAGCTCGCCGACGCCGCCATCGCGAAGCTCAACGGCACCACCCAGGGTGAGCGCGAGCTGACCGTGGAGTTCGCCCGCAAGTAG
- a CDS encoding NTP transferase domain-containing protein, whose protein sequence is MNDPSDTSVPGPYTALLMAGSRGPSDPVATFCGISHKALADIAGLPMVEHVLRTLADAREVGRIIAVIEAPELIEALPTARQLTEQGRLIVTTAAPSPSRSVTKVLDEYAPYPALVTTADHPLLTTAMITDFVSRIPADVDVAALVAREDTIRAEYPETRRTYFRFADEAISGCNLFALPTPRGRNAMAFWRKLEQDRKKPWKMAYALGPWTLVRFALRRLTVDMTADAIGQLADARAALVRTRFAEAAIDVDKPDDLRLVTRIVNARRPAGRPRADSTPPR, encoded by the coding sequence ATGAACGACCCCTCTGACACATCGGTGCCCGGGCCCTACACCGCGCTGCTGATGGCGGGCAGCCGCGGACCCTCCGACCCTGTCGCGACCTTCTGTGGGATCTCGCACAAGGCGCTCGCCGACATCGCTGGCCTCCCGATGGTCGAGCACGTCCTGCGAACCCTGGCGGACGCGCGCGAAGTAGGTCGCATCATCGCGGTGATCGAGGCGCCCGAGCTGATCGAGGCGCTCCCGACCGCGCGGCAGCTCACCGAACAAGGACGACTGATCGTCACGACGGCTGCGCCTTCTCCGAGCCGGAGCGTAACGAAGGTCTTGGACGAGTACGCCCCCTACCCGGCCCTGGTGACCACGGCGGACCACCCGCTCCTGACGACCGCGATGATCACCGACTTCGTCAGCCGGATCCCAGCCGATGTGGACGTGGCAGCCTTGGTCGCCCGCGAAGACACCATCCGCGCAGAGTATCCCGAGACCCGCCGCACCTACTTTCGCTTTGCGGACGAGGCCATCTCTGGGTGCAACCTCTTTGCCCTCCCCACTCCCCGCGGACGCAACGCGATGGCCTTCTGGCGCAAGCTCGAACAAGACCGGAAAAAGCCCTGGAAGATGGCCTACGCCCTCGGACCGTGGACGCTCGTCCGCTTCGCGCTGCGACGCTTGACGGTCGACATGACGGCCGACGCGATCGGCCAGCTCGCGGACGCACGGGCAGCGCTGGTGCGAACGCGCTTCGCCGAGGCCGCGATCGACGTCGACAAGCCCGACGACCTGCGCCTCGTGACGCGGATCGTAAACGCCAGGCGGCCTGCCGGGAGACCGAGGGCCGACAGCACGCCCCCGCGGTGA